A stretch of the Bradyrhizobium sp. CCBAU 53351 genome encodes the following:
- the sdhD gene encoding succinate dehydrogenase, hydrophobic membrane anchor protein, which translates to MSSADTPKRSMRTPLGRVRNLGAAHSGTSDFWRQRITAVAMTLLMIPVIVIVMMLLGRNQAGAAQILGSLPIAVILLLFIFASAWHMKIGMQVVIEDYVHNEKLKLVSIMLNNFFSVAVALASTYAILKLSSGV; encoded by the coding sequence ATGAGCTCAGCCGACACGCCCAAGCGCAGCATGCGCACGCCGCTCGGCCGCGTCCGCAATCTCGGCGCGGCACATTCCGGCACCTCCGATTTCTGGCGCCAGCGCATCACGGCCGTCGCCATGACACTGCTGATGATTCCGGTGATCGTGATCGTCATGATGCTGCTCGGCCGCAATCAGGCCGGCGCCGCGCAGATCCTCGGCTCGCTGCCGATCGCGGTGATCCTGCTGCTCTTCATCTTCGCCAGCGCCTGGCACATGAAGATCGGCATGCAGGTCGTGATCGAGGACTACGTCCATAACGAGAAGCTGAAGCTCGTCTCGATCATGCTCAACAACTTCTTCTCGGTCGCCGTCGCGCTCGCCTCGACCTACGCGATCCTGAAACTGTCCTCCGGAGTGTAA
- the sdhC gene encoding succinate dehydrogenase, cytochrome b556 subunit, whose product MTARIERPLSPHMQVYRWTLTMALSIVHRATGIALYVGTLLLAWWLIAAASGPAAYSHVQAFTGSIIGRLIVFGYTWALMHHMLSGIRHFVWDLGYGFKANEREALTWGALIGGIALTVLVWIIAYAIGGGR is encoded by the coding sequence ATGACCGCACGGATCGAACGACCGCTCTCGCCACACATGCAAGTCTACCGCTGGACGCTGACGATGGCGCTGTCCATCGTCCATCGCGCCACCGGCATCGCCCTTTACGTCGGCACCCTGCTGCTGGCCTGGTGGCTGATCGCAGCGGCCTCCGGCCCGGCCGCCTATTCCCATGTCCAGGCCTTCACCGGCAGCATCATCGGCCGTCTGATCGTGTTCGGCTACACCTGGGCGCTGATGCACCACATGCTGAGCGGCATCCGGCATTTCGTCTGGGACCTCGGCTACGGCTTCAAGGCCAATGAGCGGGAAGCGCTGACCTGGGGCGCACTGATCGGCGGCATCGCGCTGACCGTGCTGGTCTGGATCATCGCCTATGCGATCGGAGGCGGCCGATGA
- a CDS encoding sulfite exporter TauE/SafE family protein, with protein sequence MIAGLDIKDIVELALLLIATGALSGFLAGVFGIGGGAILVPVFYECFRIAGVPLEVRMPLCIGTSLAVIIPTSIRSFQAHYKRGAVDMRILRAWWLPIVVGVVAGSVIARYAPERLFKIVFVCVAYSAAARLIFAREGWRFGEDLPKGPLMRAYGFCVGILSTLMGIGGGLFSNLLMTFYGRPIHQAVATSSALAVLISIPGALGYVYAGWPAAANYPAVAALQVPFALGYVSLIGAVLVMPMSLVTAPLGVRAAHAMSKRTLEVAFGCYLFIVGSRFVLSLVGGL encoded by the coding sequence GTGATTGCAGGTCTGGATATCAAGGACATCGTCGAGCTCGCGCTGCTGTTGATCGCAACCGGTGCGCTCTCAGGGTTTCTGGCCGGCGTGTTCGGCATCGGCGGCGGCGCGATTCTGGTGCCGGTGTTTTACGAATGCTTCCGCATCGCCGGCGTGCCGCTCGAAGTGCGCATGCCGCTCTGCATCGGCACCTCGCTCGCCGTGATCATCCCGACTTCGATCCGTTCGTTCCAGGCGCATTACAAGCGCGGCGCCGTGGACATGAGGATCCTGCGCGCGTGGTGGCTGCCGATCGTGGTCGGCGTCGTCGCCGGCAGCGTGATCGCGCGCTATGCGCCGGAGCGGCTGTTCAAGATCGTGTTCGTCTGTGTCGCCTATTCGGCGGCAGCGCGTCTCATCTTCGCGCGCGAGGGCTGGCGGTTCGGCGAGGATCTGCCGAAGGGTCCCTTGATGCGCGCCTACGGTTTCTGCGTCGGCATTCTCTCGACGCTGATGGGCATCGGCGGCGGCCTGTTCTCGAACTTGTTGATGACGTTCTACGGCCGTCCGATTCATCAGGCGGTGGCGACCTCGTCGGCGCTCGCCGTGCTGATCTCGATCCCCGGCGCGCTCGGCTACGTCTATGCCGGCTGGCCGGCGGCGGCGAACTATCCGGCCGTCGCCGCACTGCAAGTGCCGTTCGCGCTCGGCTATGTCTCGCTGATCGGCGCCGTACTGGTGATGCCGATGAGCCTCGTCACCGCGCCGCTCGGCGTGAGAGCCGCGCATGCGATGTCCAAGCGCACGCTGGAAGTGGCGTTCGGGTGTTATCTGTTCATCGTGGGCAGCCGGTTTGTACTGAGCTTGGTGGGTGGGCTGTAG
- a CDS encoding malonyl-CoA synthase, translated as MNPAANANLFSRLFDGLDDPNRLAIETQDGVRISYGDLIARAGQMANVLVARGVKPGDRVAVQVEKSVANIVLYLATVRAGAVYLPLNTAYTLNELDYFIGDAEPSLVVCDPAKAEGLAPIAAKVKAKVETLGPDGKGSLTDAAEKASSEFTTVPRANDDLAAILYTSGTTGRSKGAMLSHDNLASNSLSLVGYWRFTDKDVLIHALPIYHTHGLFVATNVTLFSRASMIFLPKLDPDLIIKLMARATVLMGVPTFYTRLLQNPALSQETTKHMRLFISGSAPLLAETHREWSARTGHAVLERYGMTETNMNTSNPYDGERVPGAVGFPLPGVSVRVTEPETGKELPRDEIGMIEVKGPNVFKGYWRMPEKTKAEFRPDGFFITGDLGKIDAKGYVHILGRGKDLVISGGFNVYPKEIESEIDAMPGVIESAVIGVPHADFGEGVTAVLVRQPGASIDEAAVLKGLDGRLAKFKMPKRVFVVDELPRNTMGKVQKNVLRETYKDIYAKK; from the coding sequence ATGAACCCAGCAGCCAACGCCAATCTGTTTTCCCGCCTGTTCGATGGCCTGGACGATCCCAACCGCCTCGCGATCGAGACGCAGGACGGGGTTCGCATCAGCTATGGCGATCTGATCGCGCGGGCCGGGCAGATGGCGAACGTGCTGGTCGCACGCGGCGTGAAGCCCGGCGACCGCGTCGCGGTGCAGGTGGAAAAATCCGTGGCCAATATCGTGCTGTACCTAGCCACGGTGCGGGCCGGCGCGGTCTACCTGCCGCTCAACACCGCCTACACGCTGAACGAGCTCGATTATTTCATCGGCGACGCCGAGCCGTCGCTGGTTGTGTGCGATCCCGCCAAGGCCGAAGGCCTCGCCCCGATCGCCGCCAAGGTGAAGGCCAAGGTCGAGACGCTCGGGCCTGACGGCAAGGGCTCGCTGACGGATGCCGCCGAGAAGGCGAGCAGTGAGTTTACGACGGTGCCGCGCGCAAACGACGATCTCGCCGCGATCCTCTACACCTCGGGCACCACCGGCCGTTCCAAGGGCGCGATGCTCAGCCACGACAATCTCGCGTCGAACTCGCTCTCGCTGGTCGGCTATTGGCGCTTCACCGACAAGGACGTGCTGATCCACGCGCTGCCGATCTATCACACGCACGGCCTGTTCGTGGCGACCAACGTCACGCTGTTTTCGCGGGCGTCGATGATCTTCCTGCCAAAACTCGATCCGGACCTCATCATCAAGTTGATGGCGCGCGCCACGGTGCTGATGGGCGTGCCGACGTTCTACACGCGGCTGCTGCAGAACCCGGCGCTGTCGCAGGAGACGACAAAGCACATGCGGCTATTCATCTCGGGCTCGGCGCCGCTGCTGGCCGAGACGCATCGCGAATGGTCGGCGCGCACGGGCCACGCGGTGCTCGAGCGCTACGGCATGACCGAGACCAACATGAACACGTCGAACCCCTATGACGGCGAGCGGGTGCCCGGCGCGGTCGGCTTCCCGCTTCCCGGCGTCTCGGTGCGCGTGACCGAGCCCGAGACGGGCAAGGAATTGCCGCGCGACGAGATCGGCATGATCGAGGTGAAGGGGCCGAACGTCTTCAAGGGATACTGGCGCATGCCGGAGAAGACCAAGGCTGAATTCCGGCCCGACGGCTTCTTCATCACCGGCGACCTCGGCAAGATCGACGCCAAGGGCTATGTCCACATCCTCGGCCGCGGCAAGGATCTCGTGATCTCCGGCGGCTTCAACGTCTACCCCAAGGAAATCGAGAGCGAGATCGACGCCATGCCGGGCGTGATCGAGTCCGCCGTGATCGGCGTGCCGCACGCCGATTTCGGCGAGGGCGTCACCGCGGTACTGGTGCGCCAGCCCGGCGCGAGCATCGACGAAGCGGCCGTGCTCAAGGGCCTCGACGGACGGCTCGCAAAGTTCAAGATGCCCAAGCGCGTCTTCGTCGTCGACGAGCTGCCGCGCAATACGATGGGCAAGGTGCAGAAGAACGTGCTGCGCGAGACGTACAAGGATATTTACGCGAAAAAGTGA
- a CDS encoding SDR family oxidoreductase, protein MTKIGKRVAWVTGGGSGIGEAGAEALAADGWMVVVSGRRQSALDTVVAKIIKAGGAAEALALDVSNATEAQKAADQIVARHGRIDLLVNNAGINVPKRSWKDMELEGWDQLVRVNLNGVLYCMRAVLPTMRKQQDGAIINVSSWAGRHVSKMPGPAYTTTKHAVLALTHSFNMDECVNGLRACCLMPGEVATPILKLRPVVPSEAEQAKMLQPEDLGRTIAFIASMPARVCINEVLISPTHNRGFIQTPNNRD, encoded by the coding sequence ATGACCAAAATTGGGAAACGCGTGGCCTGGGTCACGGGCGGCGGCAGCGGGATCGGGGAGGCCGGCGCGGAGGCATTGGCGGCCGACGGCTGGATGGTGGTGGTCTCGGGCCGGCGCCAGTCGGCCCTGGATACCGTGGTGGCGAAGATCATCAAGGCGGGCGGCGCCGCCGAGGCGCTCGCGCTTGATGTCTCCAACGCGACCGAGGCCCAGAAGGCCGCCGATCAGATCGTCGCCAGGCACGGCCGCATCGACCTGCTGGTCAACAATGCCGGCATCAATGTTCCCAAGCGCAGCTGGAAGGACATGGAGCTGGAGGGCTGGGACCAGCTGGTCCGGGTCAATCTCAACGGCGTGCTCTATTGCATGCGCGCGGTGCTGCCGACGATGCGCAAGCAGCAGGACGGCGCGATCATCAACGTCTCGTCCTGGGCCGGCCGCCACGTCTCGAAGATGCCGGGCCCGGCCTACACCACCACCAAGCATGCGGTGCTGGCGCTGACCCATTCCTTCAACATGGACGAGTGCGTCAACGGCCTGCGCGCCTGCTGCCTGATGCCTGGCGAGGTCGCGACGCCGATCCTGAAGCTGCGCCCGGTGGTGCCGAGCGAAGCGGAGCAGGCGAAGATGCTGCAACCGGAAGATCTCGGCCGCACCATCGCGTTCATCGCGAGCATGCCGGCCCGCGTCTGCATCAACGAGGTGCTGATCAGCCCAACGCATAATCGCGGATTCATCCAGACGCCGAACAACCGGGATTGA
- a CDS encoding IS110 family transposase, producing the protein MIIRPRYVGIDVSKRYLDIFDESLGVPERIANAPQAITQIAARWRCDVLVVFEATGVYDLELREALSQAGIRFARINPARARDFARASGQLAKTDPIDARMLASFARAMQPAAEQAANPARNALAGLAKRRDQLVLMRAQEKNRRSEAEDRAMADRIGRLIEVLDNEIAAIEADISALIKTEPEVSDDAQLMRSLPGVGPVTCMQLIAQMPELGKVGPKQVAALAGLAPFNVDSGAYRGKRKIVGGRKRVRDALYMAALNAVRRADPFKAFYARLRQAGKPAKLALIAVARKLLTVLNAIIRDRKPYLYTRPT; encoded by the coding sequence ATGATCATACGCCCTCGTTACGTCGGAATCGACGTCTCCAAACGATATCTCGATATCTTCGATGAGAGCCTGGGCGTGCCGGAGCGCATCGCCAACGCGCCGCAGGCCATCACACAGATCGCGGCGCGTTGGCGATGCGATGTGCTGGTCGTCTTTGAAGCCACGGGCGTCTATGACCTTGAGCTTCGTGAGGCGCTCAGCCAGGCCGGCATCCGCTTTGCCCGGATCAACCCGGCCCGGGCCCGGGACTTTGCGCGCGCCAGCGGCCAGCTCGCCAAGACCGACCCGATCGATGCCCGGATGCTGGCGAGCTTTGCCCGGGCCATGCAGCCTGCCGCTGAGCAGGCTGCCAATCCTGCCCGCAATGCCCTGGCGGGGCTTGCAAAACGGCGGGATCAACTGGTTCTCATGCGTGCCCAGGAGAAGAACAGGCGCAGCGAGGCCGAGGACCGCGCCATGGCCGATCGCATCGGTCGGCTCATTGAAGTCCTCGACAATGAGATCGCCGCAATCGAGGCCGATATTAGCGCACTGATCAAGACTGAGCCGGAGGTCTCCGATGATGCGCAGTTGATGCGGTCACTTCCCGGCGTGGGCCCCGTAACCTGCATGCAGCTGATCGCGCAGATGCCGGAACTCGGAAAAGTGGGACCGAAGCAGGTGGCCGCGCTCGCCGGCCTGGCTCCCTTCAACGTCGACAGCGGCGCTTACCGCGGCAAGCGGAAGATCGTCGGGGGCCGAAAGCGCGTCCGCGATGCCCTCTACATGGCCGCTCTCAATGCGGTCCGCCGGGCCGATCCATTCAAGGCCTTCTACGCTCGACTGCGACAGGCCGGTAAACCTGCCAAGCTCGCTCTCATTGCCGTTGCCAGGAAGCTGTTGACGGTCCTCAACGCCATCATCCGCGATCGAAAGCCGTACCTGTACACTAGGCCAACATAA
- a CDS encoding fasciclin domain-containing protein encodes MSKRIAYIAAAAFSALAITATIVAPASAEEKTVMVGGAAMFPSKNIVQNAVNSKDHTTLVAAVKAAGLVPTLEGKGPFTVFAPTNAAFGKLPAGTVDNLVKPENKATLTKILTYHVVPGKLEASDLTEGKKLKTAEGEELTVKKMDGKVWIVDAKGGTSMVTISNVNQSNGVIHVVDTVLMPAS; translated from the coding sequence ATGTCGAAGCGCATTGCCTATATCGCTGCCGCCGCCTTCAGCGCCCTGGCCATCACCGCGACCATCGTCGCGCCGGCGAGTGCCGAGGAAAAGACCGTCATGGTCGGCGGCGCCGCGATGTTCCCCTCGAAGAACATCGTGCAGAACGCGGTCAACTCGAAGGACCACACCACGCTGGTCGCGGCGGTGAAGGCGGCTGGCCTCGTGCCGACGCTGGAGGGCAAGGGCCCGTTCACGGTGTTCGCGCCCACCAACGCTGCCTTCGGCAAGCTGCCGGCCGGCACCGTCGACAATCTGGTCAAGCCCGAGAACAAGGCCACGCTGACCAAGATCCTCACCTACCATGTCGTGCCGGGCAAGCTCGAGGCTTCCGACCTCACCGAGGGCAAGAAGCTGAAGACCGCCGAGGGCGAGGAGCTGACGGTCAAGAAGATGGACGGCAAGGTCTGGATCGTCGATGCCAAGGGCGGCACCTCGATGGTCACGATCTCCAACGTCAACCAGTCCAACGGCGTGATCCATGTGGTCGACACCGTGCTGATGCCGGCCTCGTAA
- a CDS encoding cytochrome b/b6 domain-containing protein has protein sequence MASLTVTDEQVRAIKAKVIQPAWVRVMHWINALAMILMILSGWQIYNASPLFGFTFPRDYTLGGWLGGGLLWHFAAMWLLMLNGLAYLVTGFATGRFAKKLFPITPSGVLHDVRAALTFKLGHDDLTVYNYVQRLLYAGIILVGVLIVLTGLGMWKPVQLYYLVALFGDYPTARYIHFFCMAAICAFLVVHVLLALLVPKSLRAMIIGR, from the coding sequence ATGGCGAGCCTCACAGTCACCGATGAGCAGGTCAGGGCCATCAAGGCCAAAGTGATCCAACCGGCCTGGGTGCGGGTCATGCACTGGATCAACGCCCTTGCCATGATCCTGATGATCCTGTCGGGCTGGCAGATCTACAACGCCTCGCCGCTGTTCGGCTTCACCTTTCCGCGCGACTACACGCTCGGCGGCTGGCTCGGCGGCGGCCTGCTCTGGCATTTTGCCGCGATGTGGTTGTTGATGCTCAATGGCCTTGCCTATCTCGTCACCGGCTTTGCCACCGGCCGCTTCGCCAAGAAGCTGTTTCCAATCACCCCGTCAGGCGTGCTCCACGACGTCAGGGCTGCCCTGACCTTCAAGCTCGGCCATGACGATCTCACCGTCTATAATTACGTGCAGCGCCTGCTCTATGCCGGCATCATATTGGTCGGCGTGCTGATCGTGCTCACGGGCCTCGGCATGTGGAAGCCGGTGCAGCTCTATTACCTCGTTGCGCTGTTCGGAGATTACCCGACCGCGCGCTACATCCATTTCTTCTGCATGGCCGCGATCTGCGCCTTCCTCGTCGTTCACGTCCTGCTCGCGCTGCTGGTGCCGAAGAGCCTGCGCGCGATGATCATCGGTCGCTAA
- a CDS encoding molybdopterin-binding protein, with protein MAKRSFLIPGVDKRLLIKDSIKTMPDVTRRRFIAGGASLGALTLLTGCDVVDSSSAEEMLKSVSKFNDAVQAFIFNPDALAPTFPESAITKPFPFNAYYDLDDAPDVSAADWKLEVRGLVDNKKPWTLDELHKLPQVTQITRHICVEGWSAIGSWTGTPLRDFLKLIGADTRAKYVWFQCADKEGYNSPLDMRSALHPQTQMTFKYANEILPRAYGFPMKIRVPTKLGFKNPKYVVSMEVTNDYKGGYWEDQGYNSFSGS; from the coding sequence ATGGCCAAGCGTTCATTCCTGATCCCCGGCGTCGACAAGCGGCTCCTGATCAAGGACTCCATCAAGACCATGCCCGACGTCACCCGCCGCCGCTTCATCGCCGGCGGCGCCAGTCTCGGCGCCCTGACATTGCTCACCGGCTGCGACGTCGTCGATTCCTCCTCGGCCGAGGAGATGCTGAAGAGTGTTTCGAAATTCAACGACGCGGTGCAGGCCTTCATCTTCAATCCCGACGCGCTGGCGCCGACCTTCCCCGAGAGCGCGATCACCAAGCCGTTTCCGTTCAACGCCTATTACGATCTCGACGACGCGCCTGATGTCTCGGCCGCAGACTGGAAGCTCGAGGTCCGGGGCCTCGTCGACAACAAGAAGCCCTGGACGCTGGACGAGTTGCACAAGCTGCCGCAAGTGACTCAGATCACCCGTCACATCTGCGTCGAGGGCTGGAGCGCGATCGGCAGCTGGACCGGCACGCCCCTGCGCGATTTCCTGAAATTGATCGGCGCGGACACGCGCGCGAAATATGTCTGGTTCCAATGCGCCGACAAGGAGGGCTACAATTCGCCCTTGGATATGCGCAGCGCGCTGCACCCGCAGACCCAGATGACGTTCAAATATGCGAACGAGATCCTGCCGCGCGCCTACGGCTTCCCCATGAAGATCCGCGTGCCGACCAAGCTGGGCTTCAAGAACCCGAAATACGTGGTCTCGATGGAAGTCACCAACGACTACAAGGGCGGCTATTGGGAAGACCAGGGGTATAATTCGTTCAGCGGGAGCTGA